The following are from one region of the Myotis daubentonii chromosome 2, mMyoDau2.1, whole genome shotgun sequence genome:
- the ZIC2 gene encoding zinc finger protein ZIC 2, which translates to MLLDAGPQFPAIGVGSFARHHHHSAAAAAAAAAEMQDRELSLAAAQNGFVDSAAAHMGAFKLNPGAHELSPGQSSAFTSQGPGAYPGSAAAAAAAAALGPHAAHVGSYSGPPFNSTRDFLFRSRGFGDSAPGGGQHGLFGPGAGGLHHAHSDAQGHLLFPGLPEQHGPHGSQNVLNGQMRLGLPGEVFGRSDQYRQVASPRTDPYSAAQLHNQYGPMNMNMGMNMAAAAAHHHHHHHHPGAFFRYMRQQCIKQELICKWIDPEQLSNPKKSCNKTFSTMHELVTHVSVEHVGGPEQSNHVCFWEECPREGKPFKAKYKLVNHIRVHTGEKPFPCPFPGCGKVFARSENLKIHKRTHTGEKPFQCEFEGCDRRFANSSDRKKHMHVHTSDKPYLCKMCDKSYTHPSSLRKHMKVHESSPQGSESSPAASSGYESSTPPGLVSPSAEPQSSSNLSPAAAAAAAAAAAAAAVSAVHRSGGSGGGGAGGGGSGGGSSGGGGAGGGGGGGSGGGSGTAGGHSGLSSNFNEWYV; encoded by the exons ATGCTTCTGGACGCGGGGCCGCAGTTCCCGGCCATCGGGGTGGGCAGCTTCGCGCGCCACCATCACCACTCGGCTGCAGCGGCGGCGGCTGCCGCCGCCGAAATGCAAGACCGCGAGCTGAGCCTGGCGGCGGCGCAGAACGGGTTCGTGGACTCGGCAGCCGCACACATGGGCGCCTTCAAGCTAAACCCCGGCGCCCACGAGCTGTCCCCGGGCCAAAGCTCGGCGTTCACGTCTCAGGGCCCCGGAGCCTACCCGGGCTCCGCTgcagctgccgccgccgccgcggcacTCGGGCCCCACGCCGCGCACGTCGGCTCCTACTCCGGGCCGCCCTTCAACTCCACCCGGGACTTCCTGTTTCGCAGCCGCGGCTTCGGGGACTCGGCGCCGGGCGGCGGGCAGCACGGGCTGTTCGGGCCAGGAGCAGGCGGCCTGCACCACGCGCACTCGGACGCGCAGGGCCACCTCCTCTTCCCCGGCCTCCCTGAGCAGCACGGGCCGCATGGTTCACAGAATGTGCTCAACGGGCAGATGCGCCTCGGGCTGCCGGGCGAAGTGTTCGGGCGATCAGACCAGTACCGCCAGGTGGCCAGCCCGCGGACTGACCCCTACTCGGCGGCACAGCTCCACAACCAGTACGGCCCCATGAATATGAACATGGGTATGAACATGGCAGCGGCCGcggcccaccaccaccaccaccaccatcaccccggTGCCTTTTTCCGCTACATGCGGCAGCAGTGCATCAAGCAGGAGCTCATCTGCAAGTGGATCGACCCCGAGCAGCTGAGCAACCCCAAGAAGAGCTGCAACAAAACTTTCAGCACCATGCACGAGCTGGTGACCCACGTCTCGGTGGAGCACGTCGGCGGCCCGGAGCAGAGCAACCACGTCTGCTTCTGGGAGGAGTGTCCGCGGGAGGGCAAGCCCTTCAAGGCGAAATACAAACTGGTCAACCACATCCGCGTGcacacgggcgagaagccctTCCCCTGCCCTTTCCCGGGCTGCGGCAAGGTCTTCGCGCGCTCCGAGAACCTCAAGATCCACAAAAGGACCCACACAG GCGAGAAGCCGTTCCAGTGTGAGTTTGAGGGCTGCGACCGGCGCTTCGCCAACAGCAGTGACAGGAAGAAGCACATGCACGTCCACACCTCCGATAAGCCCTATCTGTGCAAGATGTGCGACAAGTCCTACACGCACCCCAGCTCTCTGCGGAAGCACATGAAG GTCCATGAGTCCTCCCCGCAGGGCTCCGAGTCCTCCCCGGCCGCCAGCTCGGGCTATGAGTCGTCCACGCCCCCAGGGCTGGTGTCCCCCAGCGCCGAGCCCCAGAGCAGCTCCAACCTCTCCCCCGCGGCGGCTGCGGCTgctgcagcggcggcggcggcggcggcggtgtcCGCGGTGCATCGGAGCGGAggctccggcggcggcggcgcaggCGGCGGCGGCTctggcggcggcagcagcgggggcggcggcgcgggcggtGGGGGCGGCGGCGGCTCTGGCGGGGGCAGCGGGACGGCCGGGGGCCACAGTGGCCTGTCCTCCAACTTCAACGAATGGTACGTGTGA